A single genomic interval of Terriglobus albidus harbors:
- a CDS encoding efflux transporter outer membrane subunit gives MSNSAKTLLRGAGIAVLGGVLALLVTGCKVGPNYRRPDAVAPQSYRGALAPEITTPAPQASIAEQDWQGIFTDPALQALIAEALKNNLDLKIAAQRVLEAQSVVGIVRSQQLPSVNAGGSFSALQLPQGLAPQNSDGTKNDFIRGGGFSASAAWNLDFWGYYRRQTEAARAELLQTEWAQRATRTALIQQLAASYFQLRSLDSQLEITKNTIQAREDSLRLTQSLENYGAGSRADTRQAEELLYTAKANLPELRRQIVAQENAISVLLGHAPQDVARGQKIDDQPHPAAVPTGLPSELLERRPDIRQAEATLMAANARVGVAKAQFFPQISLTSMGGSASNQLQKIFDGGNAYWYAAGSLSQPIFAGGRIRSNYKYSQAQQQEMVVQYQKAILNALKDVSNTLTAYKETQSRREEQTHAVASAADAVRLARLRYAGGNTSYIEVLATDTNLYDAQLQLAQAQSQEANSLVQLYAALGGGWK, from the coding sequence ATGTCGAACTCCGCTAAGACTCTGCTTCGTGGCGCGGGCATCGCCGTACTTGGCGGTGTGCTCGCGCTGCTGGTGACCGGCTGCAAAGTCGGCCCGAATTACAGGCGCCCGGATGCCGTGGCTCCGCAGAGTTATCGCGGAGCCCTGGCGCCCGAGATTACAACGCCCGCACCGCAAGCATCCATCGCTGAGCAGGACTGGCAGGGCATCTTCACCGACCCTGCGCTGCAGGCGCTGATCGCCGAGGCGCTGAAGAACAACCTCGATCTTAAGATCGCAGCGCAGCGTGTGCTTGAGGCGCAGTCGGTTGTAGGTATTGTGCGCTCGCAGCAGTTGCCTTCGGTGAACGCCGGTGGCAGCTTCTCGGCGTTGCAGCTTCCGCAGGGCCTCGCTCCGCAGAACAGTGATGGCACGAAGAACGATTTCATCCGCGGCGGCGGCTTCAGTGCTTCGGCTGCGTGGAACCTCGACTTCTGGGGATACTATCGCCGCCAGACCGAGGCCGCTCGCGCGGAACTGTTGCAGACCGAGTGGGCGCAGCGTGCAACGCGGACGGCGTTGATCCAGCAGCTGGCGGCATCGTACTTCCAGCTCCGCAGTCTGGACTCGCAGCTTGAGATCACGAAGAACACGATCCAGGCCCGCGAGGATTCGCTGCGTCTGACCCAGTCGCTGGAGAACTACGGCGCCGGCTCCCGTGCTGATACGCGGCAGGCAGAAGAGCTGCTGTATACGGCAAAGGCCAACCTGCCGGAGCTCCGGCGTCAGATCGTCGCCCAGGAGAACGCCATTAGCGTCCTTCTGGGCCATGCACCGCAGGATGTCGCACGAGGACAGAAGATCGACGACCAGCCGCATCCGGCAGCGGTGCCGACGGGCTTGCCGTCGGAACTGTTGGAACGCCGTCCTGACATCCGCCAGGCAGAGGCGACCTTGATGGCGGCGAATGCGCGTGTCGGTGTAGCCAAGGCGCAGTTCTTCCCGCAGATCTCGTTGACCAGCATGGGCGGTTCTGCAAGCAACCAGCTGCAGAAGATCTTCGACGGAGGCAATGCTTACTGGTACGCTGCCGGCTCGCTCTCGCAGCCAATCTTTGCCGGCGGCCGCATCCGCAGCAATTACAAGTATTCGCAGGCACAGCAGCAGGAGATGGTGGTGCAGTACCAGAAGGCCATCCTGAACGCGCTGAAGGATGTGTCGAACACACTGACGGCCTACAAGGAGACGCAGAGCCGCAGGGAAGAGCAGACACACGCCGTGGCTTCGGCCGCAGATGCTGTCCGTCTGGCACGGCTTCGCTATGCGGGTGGCAACACCAGCTACATCGAGGTGCTGGCAACAGATACCAACCTCTACGATGCTCAGCTCCAGTTGGCACAGGCGCAATCGCAGGAGGCGAACTCGCTGGTGCAGTTGTATGCGGCGCTGGGCGGTGGATGGAAGTAA
- a CDS encoding efflux RND transporter periplasmic adaptor subunit: MPTHPLHDLSSRSRALASLLLITLLPAGCFRKKADNTVNAATVVQVNAARAIGRQVAVTLSETGSFVAEESSEVAPAVSGRVIRTPVSVGAFVKAGDVICELDHRDAELKLTQYKAQLAEAQASLRQAQSRIGLGTGNFDASRVPEVAAAKATYESSAAQARLAAADAKRYANLVATGDVSQSVYEKQRTQAETAEAQANASRQQYEGALNTARQSFQIVNSSQASLEAMQAQVSQAEKALADTTIRAPFDGFVSARPIAVGEYVTTSSSVATVVRMDTLKLQLQTPEKSAAGLKVGMPVTARVAAYGDRDFTGTTSALNPAVNPDSRSFVLEARFANSDSTLRPGMFASARVVLPGMENAVFVPKAAVVRDRTTDSNQIFVLDGGKAHLRVVTLGETENGSLRVLSGLTAGEMVALNKQSDLYDGASVAVQAGR, from the coding sequence ATGCCGACACACCCTTTGCACGACCTTTCCTCCCGATCCAGAGCTCTCGCTTCCCTGCTGCTCATTACGCTTCTGCCTGCCGGCTGCTTCCGCAAAAAAGCAGACAACACCGTCAACGCCGCGACGGTTGTGCAGGTGAACGCGGCGCGCGCCATCGGCAGGCAGGTTGCCGTCACACTTTCGGAGACAGGTAGCTTCGTCGCTGAAGAGTCCTCGGAGGTTGCCCCTGCAGTCTCCGGCCGTGTCATCCGCACGCCAGTCTCCGTCGGAGCCTTCGTCAAGGCCGGCGACGTGATCTGCGAGCTTGACCATCGCGATGCCGAGCTGAAGCTGACTCAGTACAAGGCGCAGCTCGCCGAGGCGCAGGCCTCATTGCGTCAGGCACAGTCGCGCATTGGCTTGGGTACCGGAAACTTCGATGCCTCCCGCGTTCCTGAGGTCGCCGCAGCAAAAGCAACCTATGAGTCCTCCGCCGCACAGGCCCGGCTCGCTGCGGCCGATGCCAAGCGCTATGCCAACCTGGTCGCTACTGGAGACGTCTCGCAGAGCGTCTACGAGAAGCAGCGCACCCAGGCTGAGACTGCCGAGGCCCAGGCCAATGCATCGCGGCAACAGTACGAAGGCGCTTTGAACACAGCACGCCAGAGCTTCCAGATCGTGAACTCGTCGCAGGCATCGCTCGAAGCCATGCAGGCGCAGGTCAGCCAGGCGGAGAAGGCGCTTGCCGATACCACGATCCGCGCTCCCTTCGATGGCTTTGTCAGCGCGCGGCCGATTGCAGTAGGTGAGTACGTCACTACCTCAAGCTCGGTAGCCACCGTCGTCCGCATGGATACACTCAAGCTGCAGCTGCAGACACCGGAGAAGAGCGCTGCCGGTCTGAAGGTCGGTATGCCAGTCACGGCCCGCGTTGCTGCCTACGGTGATCGCGACTTTACAGGCACGACCTCAGCCCTCAACCCAGCCGTCAATCCTGATTCGCGTTCCTTCGTTCTCGAAGCGCGCTTCGCTAACAGCGACAGCACATTGCGCCCCGGCATGTTCGCCAGTGCACGCGTTGTTCTGCCCGGCATGGAGAATGCCGTCTTCGTTCCGAAGGCCGCCGTCGTCCGCGACCGCACCACCGACTCCAACCAGATCTTCGTCCTTGATGGCGGCAAGGCGCACCTGCGCGTTGTCACGCTGGGCGAGACCGAGAACGGCTCCCTTCGTGTCCTCAGCGGGCTGACCGCCGGCGAGATGGTCGCCCTCAACAAGCAGTCTGACCTGTACGACGGCGCCTCCGTCGCTGTGCAGGCAGGCCGGTAA
- a CDS encoding TetR family transcriptional regulator — protein MAVQDAFPRNSLQAKKQEVVRGEIWNAAIDLFFEHGFDNVHVDQIASKAGVSRRTFFRYYGSKEDVMGATVKRYGEALAQAIRDQKAELSSLEAAKAAIKQVLAPTLHLTERVVQVAERSPAARMAQFLQVPLLEREVTWAFASRSKKAAKESALEHRILASLTMTATGMCVEIWVKDQRRAMPEIVDEVFTAIVHLFRAEDEKPKALKR, from the coding sequence ATGGCAGTTCAGGACGCCTTCCCCCGTAATTCGCTGCAGGCAAAGAAACAGGAGGTCGTACGCGGCGAGATCTGGAACGCGGCGATCGATCTCTTTTTTGAACACGGCTTCGACAATGTGCATGTAGACCAGATCGCCTCCAAAGCCGGGGTATCTCGCCGCACCTTCTTCCGCTACTACGGGTCGAAGGAAGATGTGATGGGCGCAACCGTAAAGCGCTACGGAGAGGCGCTGGCGCAGGCGATCCGCGATCAGAAGGCTGAATTGAGTTCTCTGGAAGCCGCAAAAGCGGCCATCAAGCAGGTGTTGGCGCCCACACTGCATCTGACGGAACGCGTGGTCCAGGTTGCAGAGCGCAGTCCCGCGGCCCGGATGGCACAGTTTCTGCAGGTCCCATTGCTGGAGCGAGAGGTGACCTGGGCCTTTGCCAGCCGCTCAAAGAAGGCAGCAAAAGAGTCCGCCCTGGAGCACAGAATCCTCGCAAGCCTCACGATGACCGCAACGGGAATGTGTGTGGAGATCTGGGTAAAGGACCAGAGACGTGCCATGCCCGAGATCGTCGACGAGGTCTTCACCGCCATCGTGCATCTCTTCCGTGCAGAAGACGAGAAGCCTAAGGCTTTGAAGCGATAA
- a CDS encoding efflux RND transporter permease subunit: MWIVRFALDRPYTFIVASILILIMGFSSIATTPTDIFPNIDIPQITVIWSYSGLPAKEMEQRITTFSEFVMAVVNDVKAIDSQTTSGAAVIKISFQPQVRIDAAMSQVGAAVNSIRFRMPQGVNPPWILRFSASTVPIIQLSLSSDTLSESEIYDYGLFRVRQQLTKVPGTLLPTPYGGVARQIMVDLDQNALLAKGLTPIDITNAINAQNVTLPSGTAKVENTEYSVSTNSSPVDALSLNDVPIKEVNGAMVYMRDVAHVRDGWSVQQNVARSNGKPAALLTIMKTGSVSTLDIVKQIKEDVLPASRAAAPPGLKITELFDQSIFVKAAIVGVLREGVIAAALTALMILLFLGSWRSTLIIAVSIPLSILSSIIVLSALGETMNTMTLGGLALAIGILVDDATVTIENIHRHMHGKTLREAVLIGASEIAGPTLISTLTICIVFVSVVFLTGPAKFLFTPMALAVVFAMLASYVLSRTLVPVLVNYLLGAEHSFEGQTTGDVLTAGAGGFFRRINDRFNQGYTWLQHGYTSTLESFLAHRRAALFASVGVMLSAFVLLPFIGRDFFPSVDAGQIKLHIRTRPGTRIESTKVVFSQVEDEIHKIIPADETELVMDNIGLTPETFNYAFGDGSTISSADGEVLIALNEKHHSTEGYIKRLRAELPKKFPDATFFFQPADMVTQILNFGLPAPIDIQVQGYDPANYEIARHLRERLATVPGAVDVHMHQVVNAPDLHLDIDRVRAAQFGLTQQDVANSLYISLSSSAAVQPNFWLDPKMGITYTVAAQTPQYSIDSVNALQNTPIPIHTLANRTEVLGNMATLKPAILPVVVNHHNGAPVFDIYANTQNSDLGSVASKVNRIVKEESAHLPPGTKIVVRGQVESMNEAFTRLGLGLTFAALLVYLLMVVNYQSWLDPFIIICALPGAFCGIVWALFLTQTTFNVPSLMGAIMSIGVATANSILLVTFANELRVGGETAVGAAVQAGFTRLRPILMTACAMIIGMLPMALGMGEGGEQNAPLARAVIGGLSMATFATLFFVPLMFTLIHGKKPAQEAA; this comes from the coding sequence ATGTGGATCGTCCGCTTTGCTCTCGATCGCCCCTACACCTTCATAGTAGCGTCGATCCTCATTCTGATCATGGGTTTCTCGTCGATTGCGACGACTCCGACCGACATCTTCCCCAATATCGATATCCCGCAGATTACGGTGATCTGGTCCTACTCCGGCCTTCCCGCAAAGGAGATGGAGCAGCGCATCACTACCTTCAGCGAGTTCGTGATGGCCGTGGTCAATGACGTAAAAGCCATCGACTCACAGACCACCAGCGGCGCAGCCGTGATCAAGATATCGTTCCAGCCGCAGGTACGCATCGATGCGGCGATGTCGCAGGTCGGAGCCGCCGTAAACTCGATCCGCTTCCGCATGCCGCAGGGTGTAAACCCGCCATGGATTCTGCGCTTTAGCGCTTCGACCGTACCCATCATCCAGTTATCGCTGTCGAGCGACACTCTCTCCGAATCCGAGATCTATGACTACGGTCTTTTCCGTGTCCGTCAGCAGTTAACCAAAGTTCCGGGCACGCTGCTGCCTACGCCTTACGGTGGCGTGGCTCGTCAGATCATGGTCGACCTCGACCAGAATGCGCTGCTGGCAAAAGGCCTTACGCCGATTGACATCACCAACGCCATCAATGCGCAGAACGTCACGCTGCCATCGGGTACCGCCAAGGTCGAAAACACCGAATATAGCGTCAGTACCAACTCCAGCCCGGTCGATGCGCTCTCGTTGAACGACGTCCCCATCAAGGAAGTCAATGGGGCGATGGTCTACATGCGTGACGTGGCGCATGTGCGTGACGGATGGTCAGTGCAGCAGAACGTTGCACGTTCAAATGGCAAACCCGCCGCGCTGCTCACCATCATGAAGACCGGCTCGGTCTCGACGCTTGATATCGTCAAACAGATCAAAGAGGACGTGCTTCCCGCTTCGCGTGCCGCCGCGCCTCCAGGGCTGAAGATTACGGAGCTTTTCGATCAGTCGATCTTCGTGAAGGCCGCCATTGTTGGCGTGTTGCGTGAAGGCGTCATCGCCGCCGCACTCACGGCGCTGATGATTCTGCTCTTCCTCGGTAGCTGGCGCAGCACTCTGATTATTGCGGTCTCGATCCCGCTCTCGATCCTGAGCTCCATCATCGTCCTTTCTGCACTGGGCGAGACGATGAACACCATGACCCTTGGTGGTCTGGCGCTGGCCATCGGCATCCTGGTGGACGACGCGACCGTTACCATCGAAAACATTCACCGCCACATGCACGGCAAGACGCTGCGTGAGGCAGTGCTGATTGGCGCCTCCGAGATTGCGGGACCGACCCTGATCTCCACGCTGACCATCTGCATTGTGTTTGTCTCGGTGGTCTTCCTTACCGGACCGGCGAAGTTCCTCTTCACCCCGATGGCGCTTGCCGTGGTCTTCGCCATGCTGGCCTCCTACGTACTGTCACGTACGCTGGTACCGGTCCTGGTGAACTATCTCCTGGGAGCGGAGCATAGCTTTGAAGGCCAGACGACCGGTGATGTGTTGACCGCCGGCGCAGGCGGGTTCTTCCGCCGCATCAACGACCGCTTCAACCAGGGCTACACCTGGCTGCAGCATGGCTATACATCGACACTCGAGAGCTTTCTCGCTCATCGCCGTGCCGCCTTGTTTGCCTCGGTCGGGGTGATGCTTTCAGCCTTTGTGTTGCTGCCTTTCATCGGCCGCGACTTCTTCCCCAGCGTCGATGCCGGGCAGATCAAGCTGCACATCCGCACGCGTCCTGGTACCCGCATCGAGAGCACCAAGGTGGTCTTCAGCCAGGTGGAGGACGAGATCCACAAGATCATTCCCGCGGATGAGACCGAACTGGTGATGGACAACATCGGCCTCACGCCGGAGACCTTCAACTATGCCTTCGGCGACGGCTCGACCATCAGCAGTGCCGATGGCGAGGTCCTGATCGCGCTGAATGAGAAGCATCACTCCACCGAGGGTTATATCAAGCGGCTGCGTGCGGAGCTGCCGAAGAAGTTCCCCGATGCGACCTTCTTCTTCCAGCCGGCCGACATGGTGACGCAGATCCTGAACTTCGGTCTGCCTGCGCCGATCGACATCCAGGTGCAGGGATACGATCCGGCGAACTACGAGATCGCGCGGCATCTGCGCGAGCGGCTGGCAACGGTTCCCGGAGCTGTCGATGTGCATATGCACCAGGTGGTGAATGCGCCTGACCTGCATCTCGATATCGACCGTGTGCGTGCAGCGCAGTTCGGACTCACGCAGCAGGATGTGGCGAACAGCCTGTATATCTCGCTGAGCTCCAGTGCGGCGGTGCAGCCGAACTTCTGGCTCGACCCGAAGATGGGAATCACCTACACCGTCGCTGCACAGACACCGCAGTACAGCATCGACTCGGTCAACGCGTTGCAGAATACGCCGATCCCGATTCATACGCTTGCCAACCGCACCGAGGTGCTCGGCAACATGGCAACGCTGAAGCCCGCCATTCTGCCGGTAGTCGTCAACCACCATAACGGCGCTCCGGTGTTTGACATCTATGCCAACACGCAGAACAGCGATCTGGGTTCGGTGGCGTCGAAGGTCAACCGCATCGTGAAGGAAGAGAGTGCACATCTGCCGCCGGGCACGAAGATCGTCGTCCGCGGGCAGGTGGAGAGCATGAATGAGGCCTTTACCCGTCTGGGTCTCGGTCTCACCTTTGCCGCACTTCTGGTCTATCTGCTGATGGTCGTCAACTATCAGAGCTGGCTGGATCCGTTCATCATCATCTGCGCGCTGCCTGGAGCCTTCTGCGGAATTGTCTGGGCCTTGTTCCTCACGCAGACCACCTTCAACGTTCCATCTCTGATGGGCGCCATTATGTCCATCGGTGTGGCAACGGCCAACTCCATTCTGCTGGTCACCTTTGCGAACGAGCTACGTGTCGGTGGAGAGACGGCGGTCGGCGCTGCGGTGCAGGCGGGCTTTACTCGACTGAGACCCATTCTGATGACAGCCTGCGCGATGATCATCGGCATGCTGCCGATGGCTCTGGGCATGGGCGAAGGCGGTGAGCAGAATGCTCCGCTGGCCCGCGCGGTCATCGGAGGTCTCAGCATGGCGACCTTCGCAACCCTCTTCTTTGTCCCATTGATGTTCACTTTGATCCACGGAAAGAAACCAGCTCAGGAGGCCGCATGA
- a CDS encoding ArsR/SmtB family transcription factor: MGKLTDKEAAQIAKALGDPNRLAIYAQIARGEELYCGEICERHSISAATISHHLKVLTDLGLVTSRKEGLNVYYRSQPEKIAAYRKYLTELGGK, encoded by the coding sequence ATGGGCAAGTTGACAGACAAAGAAGCGGCACAGATTGCGAAAGCGCTCGGGGATCCGAACCGGCTCGCGATCTATGCACAGATTGCCCGGGGCGAAGAGCTCTACTGCGGCGAGATCTGTGAACGGCACTCTATCTCGGCTGCCACGATCTCACACCATCTGAAGGTGTTGACCGACCTCGGTCTGGTTACGTCGCGCAAAGAAGGGCTGAACGTGTATTACCGTTCACAGCCGGAGAAGATTGCCGCGTATCGGAAGTATCTGACGGAGCTTGGTGGGAAGTAG
- a CDS encoding efflux RND transporter periplasmic adaptor subunit, whose protein sequence is MISTQETSTRDRVQTKSGSRAKVIGGGAVVLLALAAVGAVPRIASHREALAATNEAPVTHPVVSVIHATKGQPTSQLVLPGNIEPLYTANLYARVDGYLDRRNADIGTKVRAGQVLAVISSPEIDQQLSQAKATLAQSQAALLQARAALEQAKANAELARLTRERDVPLGEQHAISQQIVDSAVQNHNARVADVSAAGANIAAAEASVAANLANVARLQQMQNFERIVAPFDGVITQRNVERGDLVSASAQNRPLFSIAQSDTLRIYVDVPQSEAVNIRDGQKASIDVTERLGRDYTGTVTRNASALNDAARTMRTEVQVDNHDASLLPGMYAQVHFTLSQQHSSLIIPTSSLVIDHAGMHVVTVDAGQKVHFVPVTIGKDMGKEVEVLAGLKGSESLVASPGDLLSEGQHVELR, encoded by the coding sequence ATGATCAGCACTCAGGAAACTTCCACCCGCGACCGCGTCCAGACGAAATCCGGAAGTCGAGCCAAGGTGATTGGCGGCGGTGCGGTTGTTCTTCTTGCCCTCGCCGCAGTCGGCGCCGTACCTCGCATCGCAAGCCACCGCGAGGCTCTGGCGGCGACGAACGAAGCTCCGGTGACGCACCCCGTCGTCAGCGTGATCCACGCGACCAAGGGGCAGCCGACATCGCAGCTTGTTCTGCCGGGCAATATCGAGCCGCTGTATACGGCGAACCTGTATGCCCGCGTGGATGGTTATCTCGACCGCCGCAACGCGGATATCGGTACGAAGGTCCGCGCCGGCCAGGTGCTGGCGGTGATCTCATCGCCTGAGATCGACCAGCAGTTGAGCCAGGCAAAGGCGACCCTCGCACAGTCGCAGGCGGCACTGTTGCAGGCTCGCGCGGCACTGGAGCAGGCAAAAGCAAATGCCGAGCTGGCGCGGCTGACGCGTGAGCGTGATGTCCCTCTGGGAGAGCAGCACGCGATCTCGCAGCAGATTGTGGATAGTGCTGTGCAAAACCACAATGCGCGTGTTGCGGATGTCTCCGCAGCCGGCGCAAACATTGCGGCGGCGGAAGCCAGTGTAGCTGCGAACCTGGCCAACGTGGCACGGCTGCAGCAGATGCAGAACTTCGAGCGCATCGTGGCTCCCTTTGACGGCGTGATCACGCAGCGCAATGTGGAGCGCGGTGACCTGGTCAGCGCATCGGCTCAGAACAGGCCGCTCTTCAGCATCGCGCAGAGCGACACGCTGCGCATCTATGTCGATGTGCCACAGTCCGAGGCGGTTAACATCCGTGACGGACAGAAGGCGAGCATCGATGTCACCGAGCGATTGGGTCGTGATTACACCGGCACCGTAACCCGTAACGCCTCGGCGTTGAATGATGCCGCTCGTACCATGCGGACCGAGGTGCAGGTCGATAATCACGACGCCTCGCTTCTGCCTGGCATGTATGCGCAAGTCCACTTCACGTTGTCACAGCAGCATTCGTCGCTCATTATTCCCACCAGCTCACTTGTCATTGACCATGCGGGCATGCACGTGGTGACGGTCGATGCCGGGCAGAAGGTACATTTTGTTCCGGTAACCATCGGCAAGGACATGGGTAAAGAGGTAGAAGTCCTTGCTGGACTGAAGGGAAGCGAATCGCTGGTCGCAAGCCCGGGCGATCTGCTCAGTGAGGGCCAACATGTCGAACTCCGCTAA